From Cytobacillus sp. IB215665, the proteins below share one genomic window:
- a CDS encoding hotdog fold thioesterase, whose protein sequence is MSKGLNFENSLVNHLGIEIVEVNEERTVATMPVDERTCQPFGILHGGASVALAETVASFGAFNLIDQEKEGCVGLEINANHIRAKRGGVVTAIGTPLHRGKKTHVWEIKIVDEQDKLICISRCTMAIVELDKVSF, encoded by the coding sequence ATGAGCAAAGGATTAAATTTTGAAAATTCATTAGTCAATCATCTCGGTATTGAGATTGTAGAAGTAAATGAAGAGCGCACTGTCGCTACAATGCCTGTGGATGAACGAACGTGCCAGCCTTTTGGAATTTTACATGGCGGTGCTTCTGTAGCACTAGCAGAAACCGTCGCGAGTTTCGGAGCTTTCAATCTCATTGATCAGGAAAAAGAAGGCTGTGTCGGTCTCGAGATTAATGCAAACCATATACGAGCTAAAAGAGGTGGCGTTGTGACCGCCATCGGAACACCGTTACACCGAGGAAAAAAAACACATGTATGGGAAATTAAAATTGTGGATGAACAAGACAAATTAATTTGTATTTCTAGATGTACGATGGCCATCGTTGAACTAGATAAAGTAAGCTTCTAA
- a CDS encoding ABC transporter substrate-binding protein, giving the protein MKDLAYFQMRAYLYPREIKQTVSFKLKELEQVWYCNQKNVKIKIRKFEEDGRCIYHPGRGRGNPSCINFKNPLQQEIEQAVLTCIEHDQIERIFQLLQLPIPNSWIANVSKEVKKLFGLQSANQSKEVLRLAVEKRIVTLDPQSSAIDFENYLIQQLGSTLVTYDQQADTINPHIAHRWKVDNDYRTWTFYLRKGVQFHHQRNLNSGDVKYTIERLKDRTSSLNWIVQDIQMIECVSPFIVRIQLAQSNPLFIRYISSIPFSILPEDEPFDENKWIGTGPFQLKKRTDTMIVLEAFDQYFLARPLIDEIEFYLLPSESNLTMTIQIKGEEKEESTIRKEDMITGFRFLAFNLRRSSIVLQHSFRLALFHLLDMKQMWKDLGRENLIEASSYFPWKSHPDSKDKKLVKSLLKKSGYQGEAITLYTRDTRDEREQAQWFMKAAATEGIHLKCIYFHMDDFYSATIDQEADLLFAGEVTSDDFHLSFLDSFYNKSNVFQRFIDRKNLHYIENYLERVKYEPNYKKREAWIDKVEQYLRNEHLIVYRYHPVIHRKFHHLIQDTRFEAFGYDDFRKSWIEKE; this is encoded by the coding sequence ATGAAGGATTTGGCATATTTTCAAATGCGAGCGTATTTATATCCTAGAGAAATAAAACAAACAGTGTCGTTTAAGCTTAAGGAGCTTGAACAAGTATGGTATTGCAATCAAAAAAATGTAAAAATAAAAATTAGGAAATTCGAAGAGGATGGGAGATGTATTTACCATCCTGGGAGAGGTAGGGGAAACCCTTCTTGCATCAACTTTAAAAACCCCTTGCAACAGGAAATTGAGCAGGCTGTATTAACTTGTATTGAACATGACCAAATCGAACGTATCTTTCAGTTATTACAATTACCAATTCCAAATTCATGGATAGCTAATGTATCAAAAGAAGTCAAAAAACTATTTGGTTTGCAATCGGCGAATCAATCGAAAGAAGTGCTAAGATTAGCAGTTGAAAAAAGAATTGTCACTTTAGACCCACAATCCTCTGCCATCGATTTTGAAAACTATTTAATCCAACAATTAGGGAGTACTCTCGTTACCTATGATCAACAAGCTGATACGATTAACCCACACATCGCACACCGCTGGAAGGTTGACAATGATTACCGAACTTGGACATTTTACTTAAGGAAAGGGGTGCAATTTCATCATCAACGCAATTTGAATAGTGGTGATGTGAAATATACGATTGAACGACTAAAAGACCGAACATCTTCTCTTAATTGGATCGTTCAGGATATCCAAATGATCGAATGTGTTTCGCCTTTCATCGTTCGCATACAATTGGCTCAATCAAATCCACTTTTCATTCGTTATATTAGCTCAATTCCCTTTTCAATTCTTCCAGAGGATGAACCGTTTGATGAAAACAAGTGGATCGGCACGGGTCCATTTCAACTCAAAAAACGTACTGATACGATGATCGTGTTAGAGGCGTTTGATCAATATTTTCTTGCAAGACCATTAATTGATGAAATTGAATTTTACCTTCTGCCGAGCGAATCAAATCTTACGATGACGATTCAAATTAAAGGAGAAGAGAAGGAAGAATCAACGATCCGCAAAGAGGATATGATAACAGGCTTTAGGTTTCTTGCATTTAATCTTAGGCGTTCTTCAATTGTCCTACAACATTCCTTTCGGTTAGCACTATTTCACTTATTAGATATGAAACAAATGTGGAAGGATTTAGGAAGAGAGAATTTAATAGAAGCATCCAGTTATTTTCCATGGAAATCACACCCTGACAGTAAAGATAAGAAACTCGTAAAATCACTATTAAAGAAATCGGGTTATCAAGGTGAAGCAATAACACTATATACGAGAGACACACGTGATGAAAGAGAACAGGCCCAATGGTTTATGAAGGCTGCCGCAACTGAAGGTATTCATCTTAAGTGTATATACTTTCATATGGATGACTTCTATTCAGCAACCATTGATCAAGAAGCCGATTTACTTTTTGCAGGCGAGGTGACATCAGATGATTTTCACCTATCTTTTTTAGATTCGTTTTATAACAAATCAAATGTCTTCCAAAGGTTTATTGATCGCAAAAACTTACACTACATTGAAAATTATCTTGAGCGTGTTAAGTATGAACCAAATTATAAAAAGCGGGAAGCATGGATAGATAAAGTAGAACAATATTTAAGAAACGAGCATCTTATTGTATATCGGTATCACCCAGTCATTCACCGCAAGTTCCACCATTTAATTCAAGATACTCGCTTCGAAGCTTTTGGGTATGATGACTTTCGAAAATCATGGATAGAAAAAGAATAA
- a CDS encoding DMT family transporter gives MELKTILSIVVTVFFWASAFVGIRASLDDYSPQNLALLRFLVASLIFLVVALFKKIRIPEKSDLLRIFLSGFIGIALYNFALNYGEQRIEAGIASFIVNTVPIFSALFSMHFLREKFFMRQWIGFIISLCGIILIAYRPETNFTIGISVFILLFAATTQAAMFTLQKTLTKKYTPLECTAYAIWSGTFTLLWFGPGLLDEILAASMSSTVTVIYLGIFPAAIAYLTWAYVLSKLSVSVAATFLYFVPIGATLIGWVWLGEIPTLLSIGGGILVITGVIFVNQKHNMIKRSEKENKIHATSS, from the coding sequence ATGGAATTAAAAACGATATTATCCATTGTAGTTACAGTGTTCTTTTGGGCATCTGCCTTTGTCGGTATTCGTGCAAGTTTGGACGATTATTCACCACAAAACTTAGCTTTACTAAGATTCTTAGTTGCTTCATTAATCTTTCTCGTTGTAGCTTTATTTAAGAAAATACGCATTCCCGAGAAAAGTGATTTGCTTCGTATTTTCCTCTCAGGGTTCATTGGTATTGCGTTATACAACTTTGCATTAAACTATGGAGAGCAAAGGATTGAAGCGGGCATAGCTAGTTTTATTGTCAACACAGTCCCGATCTTTTCAGCACTATTTTCTATGCATTTTCTTCGTGAGAAATTCTTTATGCGACAATGGATCGGATTTATTATAAGTCTGTGTGGAATTATTCTTATTGCCTATCGTCCAGAAACAAACTTCACCATTGGTATCAGTGTTTTTATACTGTTGTTTGCAGCTACTACACAAGCAGCGATGTTCACTTTACAAAAAACACTTACTAAAAAATATACTCCACTCGAATGTACCGCTTATGCTATTTGGAGCGGAACATTCACACTATTATGGTTTGGACCTGGCTTATTGGACGAAATCCTTGCAGCTTCAATGAGTAGCACTGTCACCGTTATTTACCTAGGGATATTCCCAGCTGCAATTGCCTACTTAACATGGGCTTATGTTTTATCAAAATTGTCAGTATCTGTTGCTGCAACATTTTTGTATTTTGTACCAATAGGAGCTACGCTCATTGGGTGGGTCTGGTTAGGAGAAATACCAACTCTATTATCTATTGGCGGAGGTATACTTGTCATTACAGGAGTAATCTTTGTCAACCAAAAGCACAACATGATTAAAAGAAGTGAAAAGGAAAATAAGATTCATGCTACATCATCTTAA
- a CDS encoding GNAT family N-acetyltransferase — protein MITIKRLTECSLQDAVTAWNEGFTGYFTDAQMTIDSFLNRLAQEGLSANYSIIAFDDKEPVGIVLNGIRMIDGKKVSWNGGTGVAPHYRGTGVGKKMMDATLAIYEEEGVEIATLEAIKENEKAIHLYQKLGYVIEDNLLFIAHEESFGSNPFENHLATYNFIKTVPPEVQNLSFYKSMYCWQTQFKSVRDGEAFIAVDDQTGESIGYALFKRIFNEEGVHVTTALYQCEVASNRRDQHQITASLLSQLFAPFDQKLKRITVNLAATNETVVSLLKEAGFEKSIEQVYMKKIMLEE, from the coding sequence ATGATAACGATTAAACGTTTAACTGAATGCTCTTTGCAGGATGCCGTAACTGCTTGGAATGAGGGGTTTACAGGCTATTTTACAGATGCGCAGATGACCATTGATTCCTTTTTGAATCGTCTTGCTCAGGAAGGTTTGTCAGCCAACTATTCAATTATTGCTTTTGACGATAAGGAACCTGTCGGCATTGTCTTAAATGGCATAAGAATGATAGATGGCAAAAAGGTGTCATGGAACGGTGGAACAGGTGTTGCGCCACACTATAGAGGTACAGGTGTAGGGAAGAAAATGATGGATGCAACTTTAGCAATTTATGAAGAAGAAGGTGTTGAAATCGCGACATTAGAAGCGATAAAAGAAAATGAAAAAGCGATTCATTTGTATCAAAAGCTAGGGTATGTGATCGAAGATAATTTGCTCTTTATCGCCCATGAAGAATCATTTGGCTCGAATCCCTTTGAAAACCACCTAGCTACATACAACTTTATTAAAACTGTTCCTCCAGAAGTTCAAAACCTATCATTTTATAAAAGTATGTATTGCTGGCAAACGCAATTTAAGAGCGTAAGAGATGGAGAAGCTTTCATTGCGGTTGATGATCAAACTGGTGAAAGTATAGGTTATGCGTTATTTAAGCGTATTTTTAATGAAGAAGGCGTTCATGTCACTACAGCGCTATACCAATGTGAAGTAGCATCCAATAGACGTGATCAACACCAAATAACAGCAAGTTTATTATCGCAATTATTTGCACCGTTCGATCAAAAGCTAAAGCGAATTACAGTCAATTTAGCTGCTACGAATGAAACAGTGGTCTCATTACTTAAAGAGGCTGGTTTTGAGAAAAGCATAGAACAAGTATATATGAAGAAAATCATGCTTGAAGAATAA
- a CDS encoding response regulator transcription factor, translated as MNTVLLVEDEVPIARVLRAYLSKEGFQVEHTKKGKEALEAFEVHKPSLVLLDIMLPDVDGWHVLQMIRKTSSCPVIMITALGDINQRLKGLNNGADDYISKPFVAEEVVARVHAVLRRSKSIEDRTVKHFGNLAIDISSHQILLNGTEVHVTPRDLALLIFLAEHTNQTFTREHLIEQVWGIDYEGSDRAVDLAIKRLRKSLKEWDSSVGEIKTLRGMGYQLSVYE; from the coding sequence ATGAATACGGTTTTGTTAGTTGAAGATGAGGTGCCGATTGCACGAGTTCTTCGTGCGTATTTGAGTAAGGAAGGCTTTCAAGTGGAGCATACGAAGAAGGGTAAGGAGGCGCTTGAGGCATTTGAGGTGCATAAGCCTTCACTTGTGCTTTTAGACATTATGCTTCCTGATGTAGATGGCTGGCATGTCTTACAGATGATTAGGAAGACGAGTTCATGCCCTGTGATTATGATTACAGCATTAGGAGATATTAATCAACGGTTAAAAGGGTTAAACAACGGTGCAGATGATTACATTTCAAAACCATTTGTTGCTGAAGAAGTAGTTGCTCGAGTGCATGCTGTTTTAAGAAGATCAAAGTCTATTGAAGATCGCACGGTGAAGCACTTTGGAAATTTAGCGATCGACATAAGCTCACATCAAATTCTATTAAATGGAACTGAGGTTCACGTAACACCTAGGGATCTAGCATTACTCATATTTTTAGCAGAGCATACAAATCAAACATTTACGAGAGAGCACCTGATAGAGCAAGTGTGGGGTATTGATTATGAAGGAAGTGACCGGGCGGTAGATTTAGCAATTAAGCGTTTAAGAAAATCACTGAAAGAGTGGGATTCATCTGTAGGAGAAATTAAAACGTTACGGGGAATGGGGTATCAGTTAAGTGTTTATGAATAA
- a CDS encoding HAMP domain-containing sensor histidine kinase, translating to MNKNKRIPLLNYLVSRYLVTLIIGLTVIGIASVVWIKDEAIRNKLELAQYLVADVADRLVTEDGNIERIQGSSPLFNRVIEEIIQDPKRLNRLDIRSMIIIQDEDGQVVYPNFSRGLSNISPEERQLNLLEMNEVEKVEFDLLGLSYVISSPIEYEDRSIGAVAIIVPEEEFSTMGRQMDEEYRLLAILLGSLAILGLIIIYLLSNKIISPILQVSKAAKQIQNGNYNVNLATDTQGEELYDLIESFKEMTTRLKQLEVMRTELLASVTHELKTPIASISGLVQAVNDQIVSGEEKQEFLDITLNEAHRLQLMVEDLLDFNSFTLGEIKVKCERLDINKCIQEMTDQWKMTNDEHHLIQVKVSSSEKPLFAYGDPYRIQQIIINLLNNSKHAFSKEIEVKIYEPNKDFIAIDIIDSGCGIPVEEQPLIFERFYKGKAQKNTVRGLGLGLPISKLLANAQQGDLLLKESSNDGSTFTLLLPRRTTTKRE from the coding sequence ATGAATAAAAATAAGCGCATTCCCTTACTGAACTATTTAGTAAGTAGGTATTTAGTAACTTTGATTATTGGGCTAACAGTGATCGGTATTGCTTCGGTTGTTTGGATTAAGGACGAAGCAATTAGAAATAAGCTAGAATTAGCACAATATCTCGTTGCAGATGTTGCAGACCGTTTAGTAACTGAAGATGGAAACATTGAAAGAATACAAGGTAGCTCTCCGTTATTTAACCGCGTAATAGAAGAAATCATTCAAGATCCTAAAAGATTAAACCGTTTGGATATTAGATCAATGATCATTATACAAGATGAAGATGGGCAAGTCGTTTATCCGAATTTTTCGCGTGGATTATCAAATATTTCTCCTGAAGAGCGTCAATTAAATTTGCTTGAAATGAATGAAGTTGAGAAAGTTGAATTCGATTTGTTAGGGTTGTCATATGTTATTTCGTCACCTATTGAATATGAAGATCGTTCCATAGGAGCAGTAGCCATCATTGTACCAGAAGAAGAATTTTCCACAATGGGAAGACAAATGGATGAAGAATATCGTTTACTAGCTATTCTGCTAGGAAGTTTAGCGATATTAGGTTTGATCATTATCTATTTGTTATCAAACAAAATTATATCCCCTATTCTACAAGTCTCTAAAGCTGCCAAACAAATTCAAAATGGGAATTATAACGTTAACCTAGCTACTGATACACAAGGCGAAGAACTTTATGACTTAATTGAATCATTTAAAGAAATGACTACCCGCCTTAAACAATTAGAGGTGATGAGAACAGAGCTGCTTGCAAGTGTGACACATGAACTGAAAACACCCATTGCATCAATTAGTGGTTTAGTGCAGGCTGTGAATGATCAAATTGTATCAGGTGAAGAAAAACAAGAATTTTTGGATATTACTTTAAATGAAGCTCACAGGCTACAGCTTATGGTGGAGGATTTACTTGATTTTAATTCATTTACTCTTGGCGAAATAAAAGTGAAGTGTGAAAGACTTGATATAAATAAGTGCATACAGGAAATGACTGATCAATGGAAAATGACCAATGATGAACATCATCTCATTCAAGTCAAAGTTTCATCATCTGAAAAACCTCTTTTTGCATACGGAGATCCATATCGTATTCAGCAAATTATCATAAACTTACTAAATAATAGTAAGCATGCATTCTCAAAAGAGATTGAAGTGAAGATATACGAGCCAAATAAAGATTTTATTGCGATTGATATCATTGATAGTGGTTGTGGTATTCCTGTGGAAGAACAGCCATTAATTTTCGAGCGCTTCTATAAAGGCAAAGCGCAAAAAAATACGGTGAGAGGCTTAGGTCTTGGCTTACCAATAAGTAAACTTCTTGCCAATGCTCAACAAGGAGACTTGTTGTTAAAAGAAAGCTCAAATGACGGAAGTACTTTTACCTTATTGCTTCCTCGAAGAACAACGACTAAGAGGGAGTAG
- a CDS encoding LysM peptidoglycan-binding domain-containing protein, whose amino-acid sequence MQIHVVQSGDALWSIAQRYGADINQIIKANGIKDPNVLVVGQALVIPSPTRQHVVQPGEDLWRIAQMYGVSVQSIIDKNAIADPNRIQIGQYLTIPVALHHVVQPGEMLWMIAQRYGVSVQDIAVANQLANPDLIFPGQVLRIPERVKQLADVNAYITRMGERGVKLVDEVGNLLTYLSIFEYAIKEDGTISTLSDKEVIEAAEKYNIDSLMVISNLSGGNFDSDLTATIFASEELQDTLITNILETMKEKGYAGLNVDFEFVYPEDRENYNNFLRKTVARLHPEGLSVSTALAPKVTGTESDLLRAAHDYQAHGEIVDMVFLMTYEWGWSGGPPLAIAPLNSVRKVLDYAVTVIPRDKILMGIPLYGRDWNIPFVQGTSASTLSPQAAVERAGKYGATIEYDPTYQSPFFRYYDEEGAHHEVWFEDARSIQAKLDTVKEYHLRGLFYWVLGLPFPQNWYVLDSNFKAHKHI is encoded by the coding sequence ATGCAAATCCATGTTGTACAAAGTGGGGATGCTTTGTGGAGTATTGCACAGCGGTATGGTGCTGATATAAACCAAATTATTAAGGCGAACGGAATCAAAGATCCTAATGTGCTAGTCGTTGGTCAAGCACTAGTTATTCCTTCGCCGACACGTCAACATGTCGTACAGCCAGGTGAAGATCTTTGGAGAATCGCTCAAATGTATGGTGTCAGTGTCCAATCAATCATTGATAAGAATGCGATTGCTGATCCAAACCGTATTCAAATTGGTCAGTATTTAACCATCCCTGTAGCTTTACACCATGTCGTACAGCCAGGAGAAATGCTTTGGATGATTGCGCAAAGATACGGGGTAAGCGTTCAGGACATAGCTGTTGCAAATCAGCTTGCGAACCCCGATCTCATTTTCCCTGGTCAAGTGTTACGTATTCCAGAAAGAGTAAAGCAGTTAGCTGATGTAAATGCGTACATTACTAGAATGGGGGAGAGAGGTGTCAAGCTCGTTGATGAAGTAGGAAATCTACTAACCTATTTATCAATATTTGAATATGCGATAAAAGAAGATGGTACGATCTCAACATTAAGTGATAAAGAAGTCATAGAGGCAGCTGAGAAATATAATATTGATTCCTTAATGGTTATTTCGAATCTTTCTGGAGGGAATTTTGATTCAGACCTAACTGCAACGATCTTTGCAAGTGAAGAATTACAAGATACATTGATTACGAATATTTTAGAAACGATGAAGGAAAAAGGCTATGCGGGGCTGAATGTTGATTTTGAATTTGTATACCCTGAGGATCGTGAGAATTATAATAATTTTCTTCGGAAAACAGTTGCAAGACTTCATCCTGAAGGCTTATCAGTGTCAACAGCTTTAGCTCCGAAAGTAACAGGCACAGAGTCAGATTTACTTCGTGCTGCGCATGACTATCAGGCTCATGGCGAAATCGTTGATATGGTCTTTTTAATGACTTACGAATGGGGATGGTCTGGTGGACCACCGTTGGCCATAGCACCACTCAATTCGGTGAGAAAAGTATTAGATTACGCAGTTACTGTCATACCGAGAGACAAAATATTGATGGGAATTCCTTTATATGGTCGAGACTGGAACATTCCTTTCGTCCAAGGTACGTCTGCGTCGACATTGAGTCCACAAGCTGCTGTAGAACGTGCAGGAAAGTACGGTGCTACCATTGAATATGATCCAACATATCAATCACCATTTTTTAGATATTACGATGAAGAAGGAGCACACCATGAAGTGTGGTTTGAAGATGCACGCAGCATCCAAGCAAAGCTAGATACTGTGAAGGAGTATCATTTAAGAGGTTTGTTCTACTGGGTTCTTGGATTGCCATTTCCACAAAATTGGTATGTACTTGATAGTAACTTTAAAGCCCACAAACATATATAG
- the ssb gene encoding single-stranded DNA-binding protein, which yields MLNQVILVGRMTKDPDMRYTNDGTAVLNFILAVNRNYKNVQGEIDTDFVNCTVWRKAAENTAMYCKKGSIVGITGRIQTRHYENQERKNVYVTEVIAESVRFMDGKKPESIAL from the coding sequence GTGCTAAATCAGGTCATACTTGTTGGGCGCATGACCAAAGACCCTGATATGCGGTATACGAATGATGGAACGGCTGTATTAAACTTTATTTTGGCGGTAAATAGAAATTACAAAAATGTACAGGGTGAGATCGACACTGATTTTGTTAATTGTACAGTATGGAGAAAAGCTGCTGAAAATACAGCAATGTATTGTAAAAAAGGGTCGATCGTTGGAATTACTGGGAGAATTCAAACGAGACATTACGAAAATCAAGAACGGAAAAATGTGTATGTAACTGAAGTCATTGCTGAATCTGTACGGTTCATGGATGGCAAAAAACCTGAATCAATTGCTCTTTAG